From the Anaerolineales bacterium genome, the window TAACGGCGACGTCGGCCACATCCCGCAGACCGTCAACGAAACTCCCACTGTAGCAGGCATCAACGATCACGATGACGTGCACGCCGGGATCGTAACTGCCCAGCCAATCGACGAGATCGTGCTCGTACAACCATTCCTGGCCCAGGCTGACATATCCGTCCTGATCCTCGGTCACGCCGCCGTGACCGGTGATGTAAATCACCGCCGTCTCACTGGGCTGCATTACCGCGGCTGTGCCGAGGATCCAGTTACGGATGCGATCAACGATACCGGTGTCGGCTGGTGGACCGATGTACTCGGTGTCGAAATCCGAGTTGAAGAAGTTTTCGAGCATGTGATCGGCGTTGTCCTGCATGTCTTCCTTCAAGTTCTGCCCATCGTCCCAACCGTTGACTACCAGACCGGTTCCGAATCCGCGTTCGTCGTCAATATGCCGGTTGCGCAAGCTGGCCAGCATGTGCGGGCTGAAGGCCGATTCCTGGTGAGCAGGACGCCAATCTACGTTGGAAAATGCCCAATTGCTTTCATCCCAGTAGACGTCGGTTGCCGTCCAAAGGTCGCTGCCGTTTAAGACCGGCCACCATACTTCGTCGAACACGGAAATCTCTTTCGTGCTGCGGTCGACGACAACGAAGCGTGTGGGATGCGTGAACATGGCGCCGGGTGCATCGTCGATGTAGAAGAACCAGGCTTCGTTTTCGAGCGAATAGGCTTCACCCGGTCTCTCGAGATCGGGGCCGGCATATGGTTGGATACGGTCTTCCGGCGTGATGGGCTCGGGCAGGGAGAAGACGATCAGTTGCTGATCGAGCTCGTCGGGTTTGATCAGCTCCGACATTACCAGCTCGGTGGCTTTCTCGAGCGAAAGGCCGCCGCCGCAGCCGGTGAGTGCGAGCAGGCTCGCCGGGATGAAAACGATGAGGAGGATGAAGCGTTTATGTATCGACATGACCTGCTCCTTTGAGTCTGACGTTAGCATTTCGATTCGCACAAAGTGGGGCATACAAACCTGAGAAAGGACTCAGCGATCTAGATGCTGCAGCACGATCCAATCAGGTCGTTCCGCGTTACACGTATTGCGTCGATAGAGACGGCTATCCTTATGAGCTATTGCCGAAAATTATAGTATTGATTATGCCAAGAGAAAAATCTTGATTGACCAATTCCTCTGAAGGGTGGTGAAGTGAAATCGCTTCGAATCGTATGAATTCCCAGGAATTCACGAGTTGCATGCCGTACGGTTCGTGCAATATGCACCATCGTGAAAATTCAATTCCACGCTACAATAGATCAAACGTACAGTGGGAATAAGCGATGGGCACTTACTCGGATCCCGGATTGACTGCGCGCTATAAGGCTGCACGAGAATTACCCGGCGAAACGATCGATCTGTGGATGAAAAGCCTTGTCGACGCCATACCGCGGCGCCGCATCGACTGCATCCTCGATCTGGGGTGCGGCACCGGGCGCTTCAGCGATGCGCTGGCCGCAACGTTCGATTGCCAGGTGCTGGCGTGTGAGCCGTCGTCCCTGATGCTGACCCAGCAGTCGCAAACGGCGAACGTGCATCGAATATCGGCTCAAGCCGAACATATCCCTTTAAAATCAGAGAGCATCGACCTGATCTGGATGTCCCAGGTCTTCCATCATCTCAGCGACTCGCAGGGAGCTTTTTCGGCGATGAACGACGTCCTCGCTGCGGGTGGGGTGTTGGTCGTGCGAAACGGCACGAAAGAAAGTGATCACGAAATCCTATGGGCGGATTTTTTCCCTGAAGTGACCCAGGGCACCTTCCACCGAATCGCCACTCGTTCGAACATACTGCAATCTGCATCCCAAAGTGGATTTAAAACCCTGCTCGTTCAATCCATCGAGCAGTTGTTCGTGGACTCCTACGATGCGTATTACGAGCGCATTCGGCAGCGCGCCTTGTCGCCGTTGGTAGAATTGCCCGACAGGGATTTCGAGGCGGGGCTGCGCCGCATGCGAAACTGGATAGATGCACAACCCAAAAACCGGCCGGTGTACGAGTCGATCGACCTGTTTGTTTTTCAGAAGACGGACTGATCGTTCAATCTCCCCCGGTCCAAAAGGAAGGGAGCGATGAAGGTATTGTTTATCGGAGGGACCGGCTTTATCAGCACGGCGGTCAGCCGGCTGGCGGTCGACAGGGACATCGAGCTGTATCATCTCAATCGCGGTCTGCGTATGGCAGGGATGTCCGGCGTCAAAAGCCTCGTCGCCGATGTGCATCATCCGGACGACGTGTGCGCTGCGCTGGGCGGCACACGTTTCGACGTCGTCGTGGATTGGATCGCGTACACACTCGAGGACATCGAGCGCGATCTGAAGCTGTTTGCGGGTCAGGCGGGGCAGTTCGTTTTCATCAGTTCCGCATCGGCCTACCAGAAACCGCCCTTGCACTACATCTTCACCGAAGATACACCGCTGGAAAATCCCTTTTGGCGCTATTCACGCGATAAGATTGCCTGCGAGAAGCGCTTGATGCGCGCCCATGAAGAAGAAGGATTCCCGGTTACCATCGTACGTCCGTCGCTGACCTACGACCCGAATTTCCCCATCGCCATCGGCGGTTGGGGTTGTTACACGCTGGCGGATCGTTTGCTCCGCGGCCGCGAGATCATCGTACACGGTGATGGCTCGTCTCTCGAGGTGGTGACTCACGCCGAAGATTTCGGGCGAGGCTTCCTGGGGCTGCTCGGCGAGCCGCGTGCACTGGGGGAAGCGTACCACATCACCACCGATGAAGTGCAAACCTGGAATCAGATCTATGCGACCATCGCCGAAGCGCTAGGTGTGGAGGCGAAGATGGTCCACATTCCTTCCGACTTCATCGTCTCGGTCGATGCGGAACTGACGGGCACGCTGCTGGGGGACAAGACCTGGAGCATCGTCTACGACAACCGCAAAATCAAGTCTCTGTTGCCGGAGTACGAAGCCGTGATTCCCTTCCGGGATGGCATCCGGCGCACGCTGGCCTGGTTCGACGCCGATGAAAGCCGGCGCCGCGTGGACGAGGGGGTGAACGCCAGGATGGATCGCATCCTGCAAGCCTACGGGCATGGATGGTAGAAGGTTGTATGTCCGTCATCCTTAACGCGGTCGTTCCTCATAATGGCATGCCGGCAAGCGCCACGAGTCCAAAGAGCTTGAAAGGGATTTTTCTGTTCCATGGAACGACTTCTTCTATTGCGAATTTCGCGAAATAGGGCTGTGTTCATGGTGGGTCATTCGCATTTCGATCCATCCGACCAGCAGGGTGCAAAATGCTCGTCCGCAGATATGATCTTCCACTCACCATTTTCGAGTCGCATTTCAGTGCGGATGGTTCCGAAGGTTAGATTACGTACATCGATTCCGGTGCAGGGATCGTAGAACTGCTCTCGCAGGATCACCGAGGCCGCAACGCCGCTCACTTCGGCGGATTCGAAGTAGACGCATGGCTGCAGCTCCCACTCGGGGAGCAGACTTTGGCCTTGCAGATCTTGACGCAATTCGTCGGCGGTCTTGGGGAGATTTACGAGGCTGGTGGATAAAGCCCTGAGCGCGAGGTCGTACTCCTCGTGGATCAAGGCCAATTGATAGTTCAGGGCAACGCTTTCCGGTGAATCGGCGATCCGCGTGATGGGCGTTGCCGCGGTTGAAATCCGACTGCGAATGCACAAAATGGCAGGGACAAGAACCAACAGAAGTACGCAAAACCCGAGATAGTATGATTTCCTTAACGACATGGCTACTTCACTTTGTGGATGAGGATCTTTCGAGAGCTGGCGTGTTGGAAATGATGATGATTGTTTCAAGCTGTTGTCGTAGATTATAGTATCGGCGAAGAAAATCGCAAAATGGCAAATACATCGGATACACTGTTTAGGACAGGCTGGC encodes:
- a CDS encoding class I SAM-dependent methyltransferase, translated to MGTYSDPGLTARYKAARELPGETIDLWMKSLVDAIPRRRIDCILDLGCGTGRFSDALAATFDCQVLACEPSSLMLTQQSQTANVHRISAQAEHIPLKSESIDLIWMSQVFHHLSDSQGAFSAMNDVLAAGGVLVVRNGTKESDHEILWADFFPEVTQGTFHRIATRSNILQSASQSGFKTLLVQSIEQLFVDSYDAYYERIRQRALSPLVELPDRDFEAGLRRMRNWIDAQPKNRPVYESIDLFVFQKTD
- a CDS encoding SDR family oxidoreductase, which produces MKVLFIGGTGFISTAVSRLAVDRDIELYHLNRGLRMAGMSGVKSLVADVHHPDDVCAALGGTRFDVVVDWIAYTLEDIERDLKLFAGQAGQFVFISSASAYQKPPLHYIFTEDTPLENPFWRYSRDKIACEKRLMRAHEEEGFPVTIVRPSLTYDPNFPIAIGGWGCYTLADRLLRGREIIVHGDGSSLEVVTHAEDFGRGFLGLLGEPRALGEAYHITTDEVQTWNQIYATIAEALGVEAKMVHIPSDFIVSVDAELTGTLLGDKTWSIVYDNRKIKSLLPEYEAVIPFRDGIRRTLAWFDADESRRRVDEGVNARMDRILQAYGHGW